Proteins co-encoded in one Ananas comosus cultivar F153 linkage group 15, ASM154086v1, whole genome shotgun sequence genomic window:
- the LOC109721622 gene encoding linoleate 9S-lipoxygenase 6 isoform X1 — MQNLGNIVDSIIGGVKGTVPVKGTVVLMRKNVLDFNDFGASVIDNISELLGQKVSLQLVSATVGDPNNENRGVVGQAAYLENYINLLPSLAAGESKYNVTFQWDAKTGIPGAVIVKNHHTSQFYLKTLTIDDFPGKGRIVFVCNSWVYPADKYSYDRVFFANNTYFRANTPAPLLPYRDDELYHLKGDDVTGQLQEWDRVYNYAYYNDLGNPDRSPALARPVLGGSAEYPYPRRGKTGRPPTKTDPNSESRLPLLSLDIYVPRDERFGHLKMADFLTYALKAVAQSILPLLESISNATPFEFDSFDDVLKLYDGGIPVPKIPLFDELRQKIPFEMLKELLRTEGNQQLLKLPKPQVIQADEWAWRTDEEFTREMLAGVNPLIINRLDVFPPVSKLDPSKYGNQNSTITAAHIQNNLDGSTIDQALKDNRLFILDHHDTLIPYLNRINSTGNKIYASRTLLFLKEDSTLKPLAIELSLPSPDGEQHGAVSNVYTPSENGVEGAIWQLAKAYATVNDSGVHQLISHWLNTHATMEPFVIATNRQLSALHPINKLLSPHYRDTMNINALARQILINAGGILELTVFPARYAMEMSSFVYKSWNFMEEALPADLIKRGILVGDGEHPDKQQLLIKDYPYAVDGLAIWHAIETWVSDYCSIYYPSDAAVQADAELQAWWKEVREVGHGDKKDEPWWPQMQAVSELTHACTTIIWVASALHAAVNFGQYPYAGYMPNGPTISRRFMPAPGTVEYDELKTNPDKAFVRTTTGMLQTILVLSLIEILSTHTSDEKYLGQRDTPEWTTDQSALRAFERFNAALAQIEADIVKRNRDPSLKNRNGPVKMPYTLLYRTSEAGITAKGIPNSVSI; from the exons ATGCAGAACCTCGGGAACATCGTGGACTCGATCATCGGCGGCGTGAAGGGCACGGTGCCGGTGAAGGGCACGGTGGTGCTGATGCGCAAGAACGTCCTCGACTTCAACGACTTCGGCGCGTCCGTCATCGACAACATCAGCGAGCTCCTCGGCCAGAAGGTCTCCCTCCAGCTCGTCAGCGCCACCGTCGGCGACCCCA ATAACGAGAATCGGGGAGTGGTGGGGCAGGCGGCGTATTTGGAGAACTACATCAACTTGCTGCCGTCGCTGGCGGCAGGGGAGTCGAAGTACAACGTGACGTTCCAGTGGGATGCGAAGACCGGAATACCCGGGGCGGTGATCGTGAAGAACCATCACACCTCCCAGTTCTACCTCAAGACGCTCACCATCGATGATTTCCCGGGCAAGGGCCGGATAGTTTTCGTCTGCAACTCCTGGGTCTACCCGGCCGACAAGTACAGCTACGACCGCGTCTTTTTCGCCAATAAC ACGTATTTTCGCGCAAACACGCCGGCACCTCTGCTGCCATACCGAGACGACGAGCTCTACCACCTTAAGGGAGATGATGTAACCGGGCAACTGCAAGAATGGGACCGTGTTTACAACTACGCCTACTACAATGATCTTGGGAATCCCGACAGGAGTCCGGCGTTAGCTCGCCCGGTTCTTGGTGGTTCCGCAGAGTACCCCTATCCACGCAGGGGAAAGACTGGCCGCCCGCCCACCAAAACAG ATCCCAACTCAGAGAGCCGACTGCCGTTGTTGAGCTTGGACATATATGTGCCCCGCGACGAGCGGTTTGGGCATCTCAAAATGGCCGATTTCCTCACGTACGCTCTCAAGGCTGTCGCTCAGTCTATACTTCCGCTATTGGAGTCCATCAGCAATGCTACACCGTTCGAGTTCGACTCGTTCGACGATGTGCTGAAGCTGTACGATGGCGGCATCCCGGTTCCCAAAATCCCTTTGTTCGACGAGCTCAGGCAGAAGATCCCCTTCGAGATGCTCAAGGAGTTGCTCCGCACCGAAGGCAACCAGCAGTTGCTGAAGCTCCCCAAGCCACAAGTCATTCAAG CTGACGAGTGGGCCTGGCGAACTGACGAAGAATTCACGCGGGAAATGCTTGCTGGAGTGAATCCTCTCATCATCAATCGGCTTGACGTGTTCCCGCCGGTCAGCAAACTCGATCCCAGCAAATACGGAAATCAGAACAGCACCATAACAGCAGCCCATATTCAGAACAACTTGGATGGATCGACAATAGATCAG GCATTGAAGGATAACAGATTATTCATCTTGGATCACCATGATACACTAATTCCTTATCTGAATCGCATTAATTCTACGGGAAACAAGATTTACGCATCAAGAACGCTCTTGTTTCTAAAAGAGGACTCGACTCTCAAGCCATTAGCGATTGAACTCAGCTTGCCCAGCCCCGACGGGGAGCAACACGGTGCCGTCAGCAATGTGTACACACCATCAGAAAATGGCGTCGAAGGAGCCATTTGGCAGCTCGCTAAAGCCTATGCCACAGTAAACGACTCCGGCGTCCACCAGCTCATTAGCCACTG GTTGAACACCCACGCGACGATGGAACCGTTTGTCATTGCGACGAACCGGCAACTAAGCGCGCTTCACCCAATCAACAAGCTCCTAAGCCCGCACTATCGCGACACGATGAATATCAATGCCTTGGCCCGCCAGATACTCATCAATGCTGGAGGAATCCTCGAGCTGACCGTCTTCCCTGCGCGGTACGCCATGGAGATGTCTTCTTTTGTCTACAAAAGCTGGAACTTCATGGAGGAAGCTCTCCCTGCCGATCTCATCAAGAG AGGAATTCTGGTCGGCGACGGCGAGCACCCCGACAAGCAGCAACTACTGATCAAGGACTATCCATATGCTGTCGACGGACTCGCAATTTGGCACGCGATCGAGACTTGGGTGTCCGACTATTGCTCCATTTACTACCCGAGCGATGCGGCGGTCCAAGCGGACGCCGAGCTGCAGGCGTGGTGGAAGGAAGTGCGTGAGGTCGGGCACGGCGACAAGAAGGATGAGCCTTGGTGGCCCCAGATGCAGGCGGTCTCAGAACTGACCCACGCATGCACGACGATCATCTGGGTCGCATCCGCCCTCCACGCGGCCGTCAACTTTGGGCAGTACCCTTACGCAGGATACATGCCGAATGGTCCCACTATCAGCCGGCGCTTCATGCCGGCGCCAGGGACAGTGGAGTACGATGAGCTGAAGACAAATCCAGATAAGGCGTTCGTACGGACTACCACCGGCATGCTGCAGACGATTCTCGTCTTGTCGCTAATCGAGATTCTGTCTACGCACACGTCTGACGAGAAGTACTTAGGCCAGCGCGACACGCCAGAATGGACGACCGACCAGAGCGCACTGCGGGCATTCGAGCGATTCAATGCGGCGCTGGCGCAGATCGAGGCAGACATCGTCAAGCGAAACCGCGATCCAAGCCTGAAGAACCGGAACGGCCCGGTGAAGATGCCCTACACACTGCTTTATCGGACCAGTGAGGCCGGAATCACGGCGAAGGGAATTCCGAATAGTGTATCTATTTGA
- the LOC109721622 gene encoding linoleate 9S-lipoxygenase 6 isoform X2, whose protein sequence is MQNLGNIVDSIIGGVKGTVPVKGTVVLMRKNVLDFNDFGASVIDNISELLGQKVSLQLVSATVGDPNNENRGVVGQAAYLENYINLLPSLAAGESKYNVTFQWDAKTGIPGAVIVKNHHTSQFYLKTLTIDDFPGKGRIVFVCNSWVYPADKYSYDRVFFANNTYFRANTPAPLLPYRDDELYHLKGDDVTGQLQEWDRVYNYAYYNDLGNPDRSPALARPVLGGSAEYPYPRRGKTGRPPTKTDPNSESRLPLLSLDIYVPRDERFGHLKMADFLTYALKAVAQSILPLLESISNATPFEFDSFDDVLKLYDGGIPVPKIPLFDELRQKIPFEMLKELLRTEGNQQLLKLPKPQVIQADEWAWRTDEEFTREMLAGVNPLIINRLDVFPPVSKLDPSKYGNQNSTITAAHIQNNLDGSTIDQALKDNRLFILDHHDTLIPYLNRINSTGNKIYASRTLLFLKEDSTLKPLAIELSLPSPDGEQHGAVSNVYTPSENGVEGAIWQLAKAYATVNDSGVHQLISHWLNTHATMEPFVIATNRQLSALHPINKLLSPHYRDTMNINALARQILINAGGILELTVFPARYAMEMSSFVYKSWNFMEEALPADLIKRGILVGDGEHPDKQQLLIKDYPYAVDGLAIWHAIETWVSDYCSIYYPSDAAVQADAELQAWWKEVREVGHGDKKDEPWWPQMQAVSELTHACTTVIWVASALHAAVNFGQYPYAGYLPNRPTISRRFMPEPGSADYEELKTNPDKVFLRTVTSELQTILGVSRWPKYTSSDECVDRISISDTPEWTADQSALQAFERFKARLAQIEADIVKRNGDPSLKNRNGPVKMPYTLLYPTSTAGITGKGIPNSVSI, encoded by the exons ATGCAGAACCTCGGGAACATCGTGGACTCGATCATCGGCGGCGTGAAGGGCACGGTGCCGGTGAAGGGCACGGTGGTGCTGATGCGCAAGAACGTCCTCGACTTCAACGACTTCGGCGCGTCCGTCATCGACAACATCAGCGAGCTCCTCGGCCAGAAGGTCTCCCTCCAGCTCGTCAGCGCCACCGTCGGCGACCCCA ATAACGAGAATCGGGGAGTGGTGGGGCAGGCGGCGTATTTGGAGAACTACATCAACTTGCTGCCGTCGCTGGCGGCAGGGGAGTCGAAGTACAACGTGACGTTCCAGTGGGATGCGAAGACCGGAATACCCGGGGCGGTGATCGTGAAGAACCATCACACCTCCCAGTTCTACCTCAAGACGCTCACCATCGATGATTTCCCGGGCAAGGGCCGGATAGTTTTCGTCTGCAACTCCTGGGTCTACCCGGCCGACAAGTACAGCTACGACCGCGTCTTTTTCGCCAATAAC ACGTATTTTCGCGCAAACACGCCGGCACCTCTGCTGCCATACCGAGACGACGAGCTCTACCACCTTAAGGGAGATGATGTAACCGGGCAACTGCAAGAATGGGACCGTGTTTACAACTACGCCTACTACAATGATCTTGGGAATCCCGACAGGAGTCCGGCGTTAGCTCGCCCGGTTCTTGGTGGTTCCGCAGAGTACCCCTATCCACGCAGGGGAAAGACTGGCCGCCCGCCCACCAAAACAG ATCCCAACTCAGAGAGCCGACTGCCGTTGTTGAGCTTGGACATATATGTGCCCCGCGACGAGCGGTTTGGGCATCTCAAAATGGCCGATTTCCTCACGTACGCTCTCAAGGCTGTCGCTCAGTCTATACTTCCGCTATTGGAGTCCATCAGCAATGCTACACCGTTCGAGTTCGACTCGTTCGACGATGTGCTGAAGCTGTACGATGGCGGCATCCCGGTTCCCAAAATCCCTTTGTTCGACGAGCTCAGGCAGAAGATCCCCTTCGAGATGCTCAAGGAGTTGCTCCGCACCGAAGGCAACCAGCAGTTGCTGAAGCTCCCCAAGCCACAAGTCATTCAAG CTGACGAGTGGGCCTGGCGAACTGACGAAGAATTCACGCGGGAAATGCTTGCTGGAGTGAATCCTCTCATCATCAATCGGCTTGACGTGTTCCCGCCGGTCAGCAAACTCGATCCCAGCAAATACGGAAATCAGAACAGCACCATAACAGCAGCCCATATTCAGAACAACTTGGATGGATCGACAATAGATCAG GCATTGAAGGATAACAGATTATTCATCTTGGATCACCATGATACACTAATTCCTTATCTGAATCGCATTAATTCTACGGGAAACAAGATTTACGCATCAAGAACGCTCTTGTTTCTAAAAGAGGACTCGACTCTCAAGCCATTAGCGATTGAACTCAGCTTGCCCAGCCCCGACGGGGAGCAACACGGTGCCGTCAGCAATGTGTACACACCATCAGAAAATGGCGTCGAAGGAGCCATTTGGCAGCTCGCTAAAGCCTATGCCACAGTAAACGACTCCGGCGTCCACCAGCTCATTAGCCACTG GTTGAACACCCACGCGACGATGGAACCGTTTGTCATTGCGACGAACCGGCAACTAAGCGCGCTTCACCCAATCAACAAGCTCCTAAGCCCGCACTATCGCGACACGATGAATATCAATGCCTTGGCCCGCCAGATACTCATCAATGCTGGAGGAATCCTCGAGCTGACCGTCTTCCCTGCGCGGTACGCCATGGAGATGTCTTCTTTTGTCTACAAAAGCTGGAACTTCATGGAGGAAGCTCTCCCTGCCGATCTCATCAAGAG AGGAATTCTGGTCGGCGACGGCGAGCACCCCGACAAGCAGCAACTACTGATCAAGGACTATCCATATGCTGTCGACGGACTCGCAATTTGGCACGCGATCGAGACTTGGGTGTCCGACTATTGCTCCATTTACTACCCGAGCGATGCGGCGGTCCAAGCGGACGCCGAGCTGCAGGCGTGGTGGAAGGAAGTGCGTGAGGTCGGGCACGGCGACAAGAAGGATGAGCCTTGGTGGCCCCAGATGCAGGCGGTCTCAGAA CTGACCCATGCATGCACGACCGTCATCTGGGTCGCATCCGCCCTCCACGCGGCCGTCAACTTTGGGCAGTACCCTTACGCAGGATACCTGCCCAACCGTCCCACAATCAGCCGGCGCTTCATGCCGGAGCCGGGGTCAGCGGATTACGAGGAGCTGAAGACGAATCCGGATAAGGTGTTCCTACGGACCGTCACCAGCGAGCTGCAGACGATTCTCGGCGTGTCGCGCTGGCCTAAGTACACTTCATCAGACGAGTGCGTCGACAGAATTTCGATCAGCGACACGCCGGAGTGGACCGCCGACCAGAGCGCGCTGCAGGCGTTCGAGCGGTTCAAGGCAAGGCTGGCGCAGATCGAGGCGGACATCGTCAAGCGGAACGGCGATCCGAGCCTCAAGAACCGGAACGGGCCGGTGAAGATGCCGTACACACTGCTTTACCCGACCAGTACGGCCGGGATCACGGGGAAGGGAATTCCGAATAGTGTATCGATTTGA